A single Microbacterium protaetiae DNA region contains:
- a CDS encoding DEAD/DEAH box helicase, which produces MTTFADLGVEQDIVQALSARGIIDSFPIQEQTIPLSLPGQDIIGQAKTGTGKTFGFGIPVVQRLGLDPEPGVKALIVVPTRELAVQVYEDIDMLTSNRATSVVAIYGGKAYEGQIEQLRAGAQIVVGTPGRLIDLAGQRLLDLSNAHEVVLDEADKMLDLGFLPDIEKIFQKVPAVRHTQLFSATMPGPIVALARRFMSSPIHIRASDPDEGIAQANIRHLVYRAHALDKDEVIARILQARDRGKTVVFTRTKRAAQKLVDELSDRGFNAGAVHGDMSQEARERSMAAFKAGKRDVLIATEVAARGIDVDDVTHVINHTVPDDEKAYLHRVGRTGRAGKTGIAVTFVDWEDLHKWALINRALEFGKPEPMETYSSSPHLYEELDIPEGTKGRIATAPRTQSVKTQKTPARATDAAAEGEAGTKRRRRRRRADEQDRVGSTFEQGEANPAEESSAASEDVTGDGAGTHDGAGKEHHDGKPAAARRRRRRRRSGAGSPTPGA; this is translated from the coding sequence GTGACGACTTTCGCCGACCTCGGCGTGGAACAGGACATCGTTCAGGCGCTGTCCGCACGCGGCATCATCGACTCGTTCCCCATCCAGGAGCAGACCATCCCCCTGAGCCTTCCGGGCCAGGACATCATCGGCCAGGCCAAGACCGGCACCGGAAAGACCTTCGGCTTCGGCATCCCCGTCGTCCAGCGTCTCGGTCTCGATCCCGAGCCGGGGGTGAAGGCGCTGATCGTGGTGCCCACTCGTGAACTCGCGGTGCAGGTGTACGAAGACATCGACATGCTCACTTCCAACCGCGCCACCAGCGTCGTGGCCATCTACGGCGGCAAAGCCTACGAGGGACAGATCGAGCAGCTGCGCGCGGGCGCACAGATCGTCGTGGGCACCCCCGGGCGACTCATCGACCTGGCCGGGCAGCGTCTGCTCGACCTGTCGAACGCGCACGAGGTCGTGCTCGATGAGGCCGACAAGATGCTCGACCTTGGCTTCCTCCCCGACATCGAGAAGATCTTCCAGAAGGTTCCGGCGGTCCGTCACACGCAGTTGTTCTCGGCCACCATGCCCGGCCCGATCGTCGCCCTGGCCCGCCGGTTCATGTCGAGCCCGATCCACATCCGCGCCTCCGACCCCGACGAGGGCATTGCGCAGGCGAACATCCGCCACCTCGTCTACCGCGCCCACGCGCTGGACAAGGACGAGGTCATCGCACGCATCCTGCAGGCCCGCGACCGCGGCAAGACCGTCGTGTTCACGCGCACGAAGCGCGCCGCTCAGAAGCTCGTCGACGAGTTGAGCGACCGCGGCTTCAACGCGGGCGCCGTGCACGGCGACATGAGCCAAGAGGCGCGGGAGCGCTCCATGGCGGCGTTCAAAGCAGGCAAGCGCGACGTACTGATCGCCACGGAGGTCGCCGCGCGGGGCATCGACGTCGATGACGTCACGCACGTCATCAACCACACCGTGCCCGACGATGAAAAGGCGTACCTGCACCGGGTCGGACGCACCGGCCGTGCAGGCAAGACAGGCATCGCGGTGACCTTCGTCGACTGGGAAGACCTGCACAAGTGGGCCCTCATCAACCGGGCGCTGGAGTTCGGCAAGCCGGAGCCGATGGAGACGTATTCGTCCAGTCCGCACCTGTACGAAGAGCTCGACATCCCCGAGGGCACCAAGGGCCGCATAGCGACGGCGCCGCGCACGCAGTCGGTGAAGACGCAGAAGACCCCGGCACGGGCGACGGATGCCGCAGCCGAGGGCGAGGCGGGCACGAAGCGTCGTCGCCGCCGGCGCCGAGCCGACGAGCAGGACCGCGTCGGCTCTACGTTCGAGCAGGGCGAAGCCAACCCGGCCGAAGAGTCCTCCGCAGCGTCGGAGGACGTGACCGGTGACGGCGCCGGCACGCACGACGGTGCGGGCAAGGAGCATCACGACGGCAAGCCGGCTGCTGCCCGGCGTCGGCGTCGGCGGCGCCGTTCGGGCGCCGGTTCACCGACACCCGGTGCCTGA
- a CDS encoding ferritin-like fold-containing protein codes for MFGWFRGRRPAARVLRLRSRGEQGDAIRVAFEALAPDADTFLGQAAYLQLGVFETLSELITATPDLAHKEALSKAAGAALTKHREIVALIREREGDPTALMLPFREPLDAFRAATHGVRRHETMLSVHITAGMLDDFYDALSHSYGETGARVARILQADDDRQAIVDLVAEAIADDDELRSLLAMWGRRLVGDTILIARAALRERMLDAAASEQVEPVFTELLAAHARRMQAMGLTA; via the coding sequence GTGTTCGGGTGGTTCAGAGGTCGCCGGCCTGCGGCGCGGGTGCTGCGTCTGCGCTCGCGTGGCGAGCAGGGCGATGCCATTCGCGTCGCCTTCGAGGCGTTGGCGCCCGATGCGGACACCTTCCTCGGGCAGGCTGCCTATCTGCAGCTGGGCGTCTTCGAGACGCTGAGCGAACTGATCACCGCGACGCCCGATCTCGCCCACAAAGAAGCGTTGTCGAAGGCCGCCGGTGCGGCGCTGACCAAGCATCGGGAGATCGTCGCACTGATCCGTGAGCGCGAGGGAGATCCCACCGCGCTCATGCTGCCGTTCCGTGAGCCGCTGGACGCCTTCCGTGCGGCCACGCACGGCGTGCGCCGGCACGAGACGATGCTGTCGGTGCACATCACGGCAGGGATGCTCGACGATTTCTACGACGCCCTCTCGCACAGTTACGGCGAGACCGGCGCGCGGGTGGCGCGCATCCTTCAAGCCGACGATGATCGGCAGGCCATCGTCGACCTCGTCGCCGAGGCCATCGCCGACGATGACGAGTTGCGCTCGCTGTTGGCGATGTGGGGGAGGCGCCTGGTCGGTGACACCATCCTGATCGCGCGGGCAGCCCTGCGCGAGCGGATGCTGGACGCGGCGGCGTCCGAGCAGGTCGAGCCGGTCTTCACCGAGCTGCTGGCCGCGCACGCGCGTCGTATGCAGGCGATGGGACTGACCGCCTGA
- a CDS encoding DUF3107 domain-containing protein, translating into MEIRIGIVNTGRELNFESDDTADAVRATVTQALESGAPHVTLSDAKGNSYIVPTAGLAYVELGTEDVRKVGFVA; encoded by the coding sequence GTGGAGATCCGCATCGGCATCGTGAACACCGGACGTGAACTGAACTTCGAGAGCGACGACACGGCCGACGCCGTGCGCGCCACAGTGACCCAGGCACTCGAGTCGGGTGCTCCGCACGTCACGCTCAGCGACGCCAAGGGCAACTCCTACATCGTTCCCACCGCGGGTCTCGCGTACGTCGAGCTGGGCACCGAAGACGTGCGCAAGGTTGGATTCGTCGCCTGA
- a CDS encoding ATP-dependent helicase — protein sequence MDSTTRTPPALAAVDPLDPAQRTIVDLPAASSGTVVGAPGTGKTTALVARVQALARAGQPDDVLVLTPSRVTATVLRDRLGLAVERATSGALAHSVASFAFRLVRAAQVRAGGEPPRLLTGGDEDQLIRDLLDGDAQDEAAGVVRWPAWLSADVRATRGFRSEMRAFLAECTTLGVEPDRLAALGARFSIDTWGAVASFFREYVQVRADMRGAHRDAAGLIREAVGLVRTGDESVRGLLPRAMLVDDAQELTLGGIELLEACRAAGVAVLAFGDPDVGAGAFRGATPENFARLQRALGAGHVLATVHRGTAFQADLARTVTAHIGTAGGVAHRRPPAGADDDGSVQTMLLRSAAEEYDVIARLLRERHVRHDVPWSACAVIAHDTRQVAALEAELSAREVPARAAGPGRALGELRPVQDLLRVVELAALDPQAWTADDVSDALSGVVGGFDPVQLRRLRTALRHEELRAEGLRSGKELLLSAMRHPLEFDLIDMREARRAARCARTLHRVREQRALGASAHELLWTVWEGSGLARVWSQARRGNGPLAEQADRDLDAVVALFQAAKRFGERQDAAADDPMIFIRGILHSDVAEDRLEADAGSEAVAVLTPAAALGAEFDTVVVAGVQDGVWPNTRLRGSLLDTWRLADAIARDPADAGSPDVLDRRRQAMHDELRLFARAVTRARSRLIVTAVDDDDTGPSAFFELLPQPTPPGHLAEHPLSLRGLVCEHRRTLTDPRMVHDGVRRAHAAGQLALLAAADVPGADPLQWYGLADPTSSAPLRDLHREDVRVSPSRLAALETCQLDWVIGDLGGDAGGATAGLGTIIHSALEHAAGPDEQQLWQIVEQRWGELDFDAPWLDRATRRQARDLVHRLSVYLHRFEASGGRLLEAEPHFEVPVAIDADAPYRALLSGYIDRVELTADGRVVIVDLKTGKSEPQSDAKVVDNPQLAAYQLAFESGTIEGTSGLAPGGAKLLVLRPSAKGKEYAEPWQPPFDDQTRVAFTERVRAAVEVMQAARFTAPFEEHCRDEHSHGLCRIHTIGVVSAS from the coding sequence ATGGACAGCACCACCCGCACGCCGCCCGCCTTGGCCGCCGTCGACCCCCTCGACCCCGCGCAGCGCACGATCGTCGACCTGCCTGCGGCATCGTCGGGCACGGTGGTGGGCGCGCCGGGGACCGGCAAGACCACTGCACTGGTCGCACGGGTGCAGGCGCTGGCAAGGGCAGGGCAGCCCGACGATGTGCTGGTGCTGACGCCGAGTCGGGTGACGGCCACTGTGCTGCGCGACCGGCTGGGGCTTGCCGTCGAACGCGCGACCTCGGGTGCGTTGGCGCATTCGGTGGCATCCTTCGCTTTCCGGCTGGTGCGGGCCGCACAGGTGCGCGCGGGCGGCGAACCACCCCGGCTGCTGACCGGGGGCGATGAAGACCAGCTGATCCGCGATCTGCTCGACGGTGATGCGCAAGACGAGGCCGCCGGCGTCGTGCGCTGGCCTGCCTGGCTTTCTGCCGACGTGCGTGCGACGAGGGGCTTCCGCAGCGAGATGCGGGCATTTCTGGCCGAATGCACGACCCTGGGCGTCGAACCTGATCGGCTGGCGGCACTGGGTGCGCGATTCAGCATCGACACCTGGGGGGCGGTGGCCTCGTTCTTCCGGGAGTACGTGCAGGTGCGCGCCGATATGCGCGGCGCGCATCGCGACGCGGCCGGGCTGATACGCGAGGCTGTCGGGCTGGTGCGCACGGGCGATGAGTCCGTGCGCGGCCTGCTTCCGCGCGCGATGCTCGTCGATGACGCGCAGGAGCTCACCCTCGGGGGCATCGAACTGCTCGAGGCGTGCCGGGCCGCGGGCGTCGCGGTGCTCGCGTTCGGCGATCCCGATGTCGGAGCGGGGGCCTTCCGCGGGGCGACGCCCGAGAACTTCGCCCGCCTGCAGCGTGCACTGGGTGCGGGGCACGTGCTGGCCACGGTGCACCGTGGCACTGCTTTTCAGGCCGATCTGGCGCGCACCGTGACAGCCCACATCGGCACCGCCGGCGGGGTCGCCCATCGACGGCCGCCCGCAGGAGCCGACGACGACGGATCAGTGCAGACCATGCTGCTGCGCTCAGCGGCTGAGGAATACGACGTGATAGCGCGTCTGCTGCGCGAGCGGCACGTGCGCCACGACGTGCCGTGGAGCGCGTGCGCCGTGATAGCACACGACACCCGGCAGGTGGCGGCTCTGGAAGCGGAGCTCTCGGCCCGTGAAGTGCCCGCGCGCGCCGCCGGCCCGGGCCGTGCCCTCGGTGAGCTGCGCCCGGTGCAAGATCTGCTGCGCGTGGTCGAGCTCGCCGCGCTCGACCCGCAGGCCTGGACGGCAGATGACGTTTCCGATGCGCTGAGCGGCGTCGTCGGCGGGTTCGACCCCGTGCAGCTGCGGCGGCTGCGCACCGCGCTGCGACATGAAGAGCTGCGTGCCGAGGGCCTGCGGTCCGGCAAGGAGCTGCTGCTGTCTGCGATGCGGCATCCTCTCGAATTCGATCTCATCGACATGCGCGAGGCGCGTCGTGCAGCACGGTGCGCCCGTACGCTGCACCGGGTGCGCGAGCAGCGCGCCCTGGGCGCAAGCGCCCACGAGCTGCTCTGGACGGTGTGGGAGGGATCGGGCCTGGCGCGCGTGTGGTCGCAGGCGAGGCGGGGCAATGGACCGCTCGCCGAACAGGCAGATCGCGACCTCGATGCCGTTGTCGCCCTGTTTCAAGCCGCCAAGAGGTTCGGTGAGCGACAGGATGCCGCAGCCGATGATCCGATGATCTTCATTCGCGGCATCCTGCACAGCGATGTCGCCGAAGACCGCCTCGAAGCTGACGCGGGTTCCGAGGCCGTGGCCGTCTTGACCCCCGCCGCCGCGCTGGGGGCCGAATTCGACACCGTCGTGGTCGCCGGCGTGCAAGACGGCGTGTGGCCCAACACCCGGCTGCGCGGCAGCCTGCTGGACACCTGGCGACTGGCCGACGCCATCGCGCGCGATCCGGCTGACGCGGGCTCGCCCGATGTGCTCGACCGGCGACGGCAGGCGATGCACGACGAGCTGCGGCTTTTCGCACGCGCTGTCACGCGTGCGCGCTCGCGTCTGATCGTCACCGCCGTCGACGACGATGACACCGGCCCCAGCGCCTTCTTCGAGCTTCTCCCACAGCCGACTCCGCCGGGGCATCTGGCCGAGCATCCGCTCTCGCTGCGCGGGCTGGTCTGTGAGCACCGGCGCACGCTGACCGATCCGCGCATGGTGCATGACGGCGTCCGGCGCGCACACGCCGCCGGTCAGCTGGCGCTCCTGGCAGCCGCCGACGTGCCGGGGGCGGATCCGCTGCAGTGGTACGGGCTGGCCGACCCCACCTCGAGCGCGCCGCTGCGCGACCTGCACAGGGAGGATGTGCGGGTCTCGCCGTCGCGCCTGGCGGCGCTGGAGACCTGTCAGCTCGACTGGGTCATCGGCGACCTCGGCGGTGACGCGGGCGGCGCGACGGCGGGACTGGGCACCATCATCCACTCGGCCCTCGAGCATGCCGCCGGCCCTGACGAGCAGCAGCTGTGGCAGATCGTGGAACAGCGGTGGGGCGAACTGGACTTCGACGCGCCGTGGCTCGACCGCGCCACGCGACGACAGGCCCGTGACCTGGTGCATCGTCTGTCGGTGTATCTGCACCGATTCGAGGCATCCGGCGGCCGGCTGCTCGAGGCAGAGCCGCACTTCGAGGTGCCCGTCGCCATCGACGCGGATGCACCGTATCGGGCACTGCTGAGCGGGTACATCGATCGCGTCGAACTCACCGCCGACGGGCGGGTGGTCATCGTCGACCTGAAGACGGGCAAGAGCGAGCCGCAGAGCGATGCAAAGGTCGTCGACAACCCCCAGCTGGCCGCCTACCAGCTCGCCTTCGAGTCGGGGACCATCGAGGGAACGTCGGGACTCGCCCCCGGAGGCGCCAAGCTGCTGGTCCTGCGGCCGTCGGCCAAGGGCAAGGAGTACGCCGAGCCCTGGCAGCCGCCCTTCGATGATCAGACCCGCGTCGCCTTCACGGAACGGGTGCGCGCGGCGGTGGAGGTGATGCAGGCGGCGCGCTTCACGGCCCCGTTCGAAGAGCACTGCCGCGATGAGCACAGTCACGGGCTGTGCCGCATCCACACCATCGGGGTGGTGAGCGCGTCGTGA
- a CDS encoding ATP-dependent DNA helicase, which produces MSAPLLTPGLIAAALGQFAPTAEQAEVIASPLAPALVVAGAGSGKTETMAARVVWLVANGIVRRDQVLGLTFTRKAAGELAERIQRRLARLAEFERKGLLPHLPRLHADGALQVFADLERDGGSDRARRKAMADLAERIGAEPAVGDDETLLHRPTVATYNSFADSIVREHAVRIGRDPEAVVMSETAAWLLMRRVVFGCDDERLENIDRAPRTVIDAALRIARDAVDNLVDLDQLAAFPARFRRVLEAPSTRKGTTVYAGVASASTNVDALEILVELAREYAVQKRRLGVLDFSDQVAGALEVVDSHPAVAAELRGRYRVVLLDEYQDTSVVQTRLLSGLFAGATVMAVGDPHQAIYGWRGASAGNLGGFQSAFAPDGAAGRYSLMTSWRNSARVLSAAGAVLTPLAASSPIPVGELVARPQAPRGAVEIAVEDDVETEAQRVAEWFENVRARRAVEGRSTTGAVLFRSKKHMVRFADALAVRGIPHRILGLGGLLSTPEVVDVVSALRVICDPRAGSALIRLLVGPRWRIGLADLRVLAQLARRISEHDAALQRLTPEVSERIRTSSGDEQGSLIDALDFVLRVPDDHGWLAGFTASARERLREAAAVFAGLRQSASQPIAELVRMIELELRLDVELAANEARGPARIASAQLRAFLDEVHAFLAADETGSLPSLLAWLDHAEQLDEFAPRTEPPEDDVVQLLTIHGSKGLEWDAVAVVRMVESELPTAPKDKAGWLGFGILPYEFRGDAQWLPVLGWQTAQTQQELKQAIERFEEQNRRRQVDEDRRLAYVAVTRARDHLLLTASPWAGTVKPRGHSPFLVEIAEALDIALPDRAPGENPFDGRRRLLSWPLDPLGTRRERVENAAAAVRVAQRADPVAADDDLTLLLAERAARGRPAAATAPVRIPASRYKDFVADYAGTVAAIARPMPERPYRQTRLGTLFHAWVEHRSGLVGAAGSLDDALWESADEATADADAAALRSLQEAFERSEWAELAPLEVETEIDFPFTDLDGTPHLAICKLDAVYRRGERIEIVDWKTGAAPRDDAEREARLLQLQLYRRAYHAKHGVPLDRIDVTLFYLAHDLIVRG; this is translated from the coding sequence GTGAGCGCGCCACTGCTGACCCCCGGCCTCATCGCGGCCGCGCTCGGGCAGTTCGCCCCGACGGCCGAGCAGGCCGAAGTGATAGCGTCGCCGTTGGCTCCCGCGCTGGTGGTCGCCGGCGCCGGCAGCGGAAAGACCGAGACGATGGCGGCCCGCGTCGTCTGGCTCGTGGCCAACGGCATCGTCCGACGTGATCAGGTGCTCGGCCTCACCTTCACCCGCAAGGCCGCCGGCGAACTGGCCGAGCGCATCCAGCGCCGGCTGGCACGCCTCGCAGAGTTCGAGCGGAAAGGTCTTCTGCCGCACCTGCCCCGGCTGCACGCCGACGGCGCGCTGCAGGTGTTCGCCGACCTCGAACGTGACGGGGGCTCGGATCGCGCACGGCGGAAGGCCATGGCCGACCTCGCCGAACGGATCGGCGCCGAGCCGGCTGTCGGCGACGACGAAACCCTGCTGCATCGGCCGACGGTGGCCACCTACAACAGCTTCGCCGATTCGATCGTGCGGGAGCACGCGGTGCGAATCGGACGTGACCCCGAGGCGGTCGTGATGAGCGAGACGGCGGCGTGGCTGCTCATGCGCCGGGTCGTGTTCGGCTGCGACGACGAACGGCTGGAGAACATCGACCGCGCCCCGCGGACTGTCATCGATGCCGCCCTGCGCATCGCCCGCGACGCCGTCGACAACCTCGTCGACCTCGACCAGCTCGCCGCCTTCCCGGCCCGGTTCCGCCGCGTGCTCGAGGCGCCCTCCACGCGAAAAGGAACGACCGTCTACGCCGGTGTCGCCTCGGCGTCGACGAATGTCGACGCCCTCGAGATCCTGGTCGAGTTGGCGCGGGAGTACGCGGTGCAGAAGCGGCGGCTGGGCGTGCTCGACTTCTCTGATCAGGTCGCCGGGGCTCTCGAAGTCGTCGACTCCCATCCGGCGGTGGCTGCTGAGCTGCGGGGTCGGTATCGGGTGGTGCTGCTGGACGAGTACCAGGACACTTCGGTCGTGCAGACCCGACTGCTGTCGGGACTTTTCGCCGGAGCGACGGTGATGGCCGTCGGCGACCCGCACCAGGCCATCTACGGATGGCGCGGCGCCAGCGCGGGAAACCTCGGCGGCTTTCAGAGCGCGTTCGCCCCCGACGGTGCGGCGGGCCGGTATTCGCTGATGACCAGCTGGCGCAACAGCGCACGCGTGCTGTCGGCCGCCGGCGCGGTGCTCACGCCGCTGGCGGCCTCGAGTCCGATTCCCGTGGGTGAGCTCGTGGCCCGGCCTCAGGCGCCGCGCGGGGCGGTCGAGATCGCCGTGGAAGACGACGTCGAGACCGAGGCGCAACGGGTCGCCGAGTGGTTCGAGAACGTGCGTGCCCGTCGTGCCGTCGAAGGTCGCTCCACGACCGGCGCCGTTCTGTTCCGCAGCAAGAAGCACATGGTGCGCTTCGCGGACGCGTTGGCCGTGCGCGGCATCCCGCATCGCATCCTGGGGCTCGGGGGACTGCTGTCCACGCCCGAGGTCGTCGACGTCGTCAGCGCGCTGCGCGTGATCTGCGACCCGCGCGCGGGCTCAGCCCTCATCCGGCTGCTGGTGGGTCCCCGCTGGCGGATAGGGCTCGCCGATCTGCGGGTGCTGGCGCAGCTGGCCCGGCGGATCAGCGAGCACGATGCGGCGCTGCAGCGGCTGACCCCCGAGGTGTCTGAGCGGATCCGCACGTCGTCGGGCGACGAGCAAGGGTCGCTGATCGACGCACTCGATTTCGTTCTGCGCGTGCCCGATGACCACGGATGGCTCGCCGGATTCACCGCGTCAGCACGAGAGCGGCTGCGCGAAGCCGCCGCGGTGTTCGCCGGGCTGCGGCAGTCGGCGTCGCAGCCGATCGCCGAACTTGTGCGGATGATCGAACTCGAGCTTCGCCTCGATGTCGAACTGGCCGCGAACGAGGCGCGGGGGCCGGCACGCATCGCCTCGGCCCAGCTGCGCGCGTTCCTTGACGAGGTGCATGCGTTTCTGGCAGCCGACGAGACCGGGTCGTTGCCCTCTCTGCTGGCGTGGCTGGATCATGCCGAGCAGCTCGACGAGTTCGCGCCGCGCACCGAGCCGCCCGAAGACGACGTGGTCCAGTTGCTGACCATCCACGGCTCGAAGGGGCTGGAGTGGGATGCCGTCGCCGTCGTTCGGATGGTCGAATCCGAACTTCCGACCGCGCCCAAAGACAAGGCGGGCTGGCTGGGCTTCGGGATCCTTCCGTACGAGTTCCGCGGCGATGCCCAGTGGCTGCCGGTGCTGGGGTGGCAGACGGCACAGACCCAGCAAGAGCTGAAGCAGGCCATCGAGCGGTTCGAAGAGCAGAACCGCCGCCGTCAGGTCGACGAAGACCGCCGGCTCGCCTACGTGGCCGTCACCCGCGCCCGCGATCACCTGCTGCTGACGGCCTCACCATGGGCGGGCACCGTCAAGCCGCGCGGGCACAGTCCGTTCCTGGTCGAGATCGCCGAGGCCCTCGACATCGCTCTGCCCGACCGTGCGCCTGGCGAGAACCCGTTCGACGGACGCCGCCGCCTGCTGAGTTGGCCGCTGGATCCCCTGGGAACCCGGCGGGAGCGGGTCGAGAACGCGGCCGCCGCCGTGCGGGTCGCACAGCGGGCTGACCCGGTTGCCGCCGACGATGACCTCACCCTTCTGCTGGCCGAGCGGGCCGCGCGCGGCCGTCCGGCCGCTGCGACTGCTCCGGTGCGCATCCCCGCCTCGCGGTATAAGGACTTCGTCGCCGACTACGCGGGCACGGTGGCCGCGATCGCCCGGCCGATGCCCGAGCGCCCCTACCGGCAGACGCGGTTGGGCACGCTCTTCCACGCCTGGGTCGAGCATCGCTCGGGGCTCGTCGGCGCCGCGGGGTCGCTCGACGATGCCCTGTGGGAGTCGGCGGACGAAGCGACGGCCGATGCGGATGCCGCGGCGCTGCGCAGCCTGCAGGAGGCGTTCGAGCGCTCGGAGTGGGCCGAACTGGCGCCACTGGAGGTGGAGACAGAGATCGACTTTCCCTTCACCGATCTCGACGGCACCCCGCACCTGGCCATCTGCAAGCTCGACGCCGTCTACCGGCGGGGCGAGCGCATTGAGATCGTCGACTGGAAGACGGGAGCCGCGCCGCGCGACGATGCGGAGCGTGAAGCGCGGCTGCTGCAGCTGCAGCTCTACCGTCGGGCCTACCACGCCAAGCACGGTGTGCCGTTGGACCGGATCGATGTCACGCTGTTCTACCTCGCGCACGACCTGATCGTGCGCGGATGA
- a CDS encoding phosphotransferase has product MARSPLTLAATVTSAWPGANVVDVRALSENAAGRFDSAVASLADGSRVVVRVATDADASAELDAEARALTALTSGVRALLPFRAPVLHGRATQDGHTAVVVDFLDGYRVDAAHVPSGRGVATSLGSAIAAVHALPESVARAEDLPQRTAAQARDDVSRLLDRVAASHRVPVSLLSRWSRALASDRLWRFEPVLTLGGTTADAFVFENRLGIPTVTGLLSWQGLSVGDPALDVRWLSSAPEGAEDVLNAYLAGSVRTPDAALRIRARLYAELEFAKWLVHGHEIGDDGIVDDAEGLLTSLADTVVDDDLLAEDDLDVDEAIALIGRLAAPSASDVDTSMQTDAYDASDTSFFADDGIVGDDSADASDQEATAPLQFSAWVADGADDDDTAQRDPDAAEAGRAAEAALRRWASS; this is encoded by the coding sequence ATGGCACGTTCACCCCTCACTCTAGCGGCGACAGTGACCTCAGCCTGGCCCGGAGCGAACGTCGTCGACGTGCGTGCGCTCAGCGAAAACGCGGCCGGTAGGTTCGATTCGGCCGTCGCCTCACTCGCCGATGGCTCACGTGTGGTGGTGCGGGTGGCCACCGATGCCGACGCCTCGGCCGAGCTCGACGCCGAGGCCCGCGCCCTGACCGCGCTCACCAGCGGCGTGCGCGCACTGCTGCCGTTCCGCGCGCCGGTTCTGCACGGTCGTGCCACACAGGACGGGCACACCGCGGTAGTCGTCGACTTCCTCGACGGCTACCGCGTGGATGCCGCGCACGTACCCTCCGGCCGCGGGGTGGCCACCTCGCTGGGCTCGGCCATCGCCGCCGTTCATGCTCTTCCCGAATCCGTCGCGCGGGCCGAAGACCTGCCTCAGCGCACTGCCGCGCAAGCCCGCGACGACGTATCGCGGCTGCTGGATCGCGTGGCGGCGAGCCACCGCGTGCCGGTCTCGCTGCTGTCTCGGTGGTCGCGGGCACTGGCCTCGGATCGGCTGTGGCGATTCGAACCGGTGCTCACGCTCGGGGGAACAACGGCGGATGCTTTCGTGTTCGAGAACCGCCTCGGCATCCCGACCGTCACAGGTCTGCTGAGCTGGCAGGGGTTGAGCGTGGGCGACCCGGCGCTCGATGTGCGCTGGCTCTCTTCAGCACCCGAGGGCGCCGAGGATGTGCTCAACGCGTACCTGGCCGGAAGCGTGCGCACCCCCGACGCGGCCCTGCGCATCCGTGCGCGCCTGTACGCCGAACTCGAGTTCGCGAAGTGGCTCGTGCACGGGCACGAGATCGGCGACGACGGGATCGTCGACGACGCCGAGGGCCTTCTCACGTCGCTCGCCGACACCGTCGTCGATGACGATCTGCTCGCCGAGGACGACCTCGACGTCGACGAGGCGATCGCGCTGATCGGCCGGTTGGCCGCCCCCTCCGCCTCCGACGTCGACACCTCGATGCAGACCGATGCATACGACGCGAGCGACACTTCGTTCTTCGCCGACGACGGCATCGTCGGCGACGACAGCGCTGACGCATCGGATCAGGAGGCGACAGCCCCCCTGCAGTTCTCTGCGTGGGTCGCCGACGGCGCCGACGATGACGACACCGCGCAGCGCGACCCTGACGCTGCCGAGGCCGGCCGCGCCGCAGAAGCCGCACTGCGCCGCTGGGCGTCATCCTGA